ATGTGTTTGATTTGGGATGTAGGTTATTAATTCGATAGAAATTGTTGACTATTCCACTGATAGTGGTTACTGTTACATTGTCTGTCTCTAAATTTGGGATATTGATTATTTACGAGTGATCaaatatttttggtttttaattgttCCCATGGTTCTTAAATGCTGATTTAGTCGAAACATATTTCATCTTTTTATGCTAAAAAAGTAATGTTATCTTGAATTTACGTCCTTGtatgtcataatataataaaTTGGTAATTGATGCATGGTTAAGAATTTTGCAGATATCTTAAGAGTTGAGTAATTTAATTCTCTAAGGAACTTACACTGGCTGTATTGTATCATAGTCAACGGTTTGATAATATCTGTATTTGGGTGTGGACATGCGTACATGACTATTTGTAAGACTGGCCAATCTTATTGAATGTTCCTACCAATGATTTGAGTCCTTTTCTCATGATTTGCAATTGTTGAGTAGGGCACAGTAGTTTGGTTGGAGGTTGTATATTTTTCTTACAATATATTCTTTGATGTCTTGAAATCCCCTACATTGTTGTGGTTGTAAATTCTATACCAATTGTTGATTCAGCACCTTTATAATTGATGTTGAATGTATGGTTTTCCATACTATTTGcaatgaaatattttgtttgtGGTAGTGTGTGTGGGAGGGGTGTTTTGGCTATATGTTTGGTTATATGTTTGTAAATTGTTAACTATTCTTGAAGttatttgtatttaattattgTGAAATCAGCCTGTTTTCGGTTCTAGATAGCTGTTTAAGATGTGTTTTAAAGATGGATGGTTGAGTTATTGGTGATGTCTGATTATGCGTTGATTTTGGAATATAAAATGCAGGCCACCTTTGAGTGTCTATTGAAAACCTACGGCTTCTTGACTCCTGATTTCTGGAAGGAGACTCGTTTCGCAAGGTCTCCTTTCCAGGAGTATACTGATCTGTTGGGAAAGCCAGCGAAGACTCTTGTACTTGAAGATGCAGAGAGGGTGGATGTGTGATGGTGATTAAGAGGGCTTTAGTGCCTAGGGTAGTAATATCAACTTCTTTTTTGCCTATCAAGACAATGCCTATGTTCACTTCTTTGCTTCTTCGGTTGTCATAAGAAATTTAAGCTCAAGTTTTGTTTTAATCAATCCGGATTTTATTCAAAGCTTATGGTTCATATATGAGTTATGTCTTGCCTTCTCAGCGTATGCATATTATGAGATGAATTAAACCCACAAATAACATTTgcttataataaaagaaaaagaagcccaGTTGAGTATGGTGCTTGTAATTCATTGATAGCATCTCCTTCGGAAGGATCAACATGCTCAGTTAACAAGTTTTGACAGCTAGTTGCCTAATGAAATTGATATCTAGTGATATAGCTGGTTTGAGCTAGGGTAAAAGGTTTTTGAACTGCCGAATTTATAGCTTATGTTGTTGAGATATTTCAAGGCACCTTTTAATTTTTCTCTCTAAAATTGCCATGAAACGTCCGGATACAACATAGATCCATCTGGTACTTTGGGCCAAACTCATGAGCTTCACAAATTAGGCACTCGATAAAGGTCGCTTTCAAGGGCATCCATAAAGCACGACTAAGCAAAAGAGATTGCAGATAAAGCAACACGGGGCAATGACCCATTTGTCGCAGCATTTCTTTGGATAAGGAAATGGATAAAGGGGTTACCAACAATGCTTATTCCACGACTAACTAAAAATATAATCAACAACTACTCCAGCTTTCTCATCAATCACAAGCAAACCTAAAAAGAGTCTGCGCCCCTTGATACCACAGACGGACATGGCTTCAATGAGCATGACAGCCTCTCTCCTTCCGAGCTCAAGCTCCAGTTTGACTAGACTTCCTTCAAGAGCTGCTCGCAGAGGTGCGATTGTGGCCAAGGCGACCAGCGCCGACCAAGGAGACAAGGCCAGCTTGGAAATAATGAAGCAAGAAGGCAGCAATGGGAGGAGGGAATTGATCTTTGCAGCTGCTGCCGCTGCCGCTTGCTCTGTTGCAAATGTTGCGATGGGAGAAGAAGAGCCTAAACGTGGGACGGCTGAAGCTAAGAAAAAATATGCTCCTGTTTGTGTCACAATGCCTACTGCTAGAATCTGTCGGAACTGAACCTTAAGTTTCTCTGTATCTAATGTGGATTTGTATGTGAGATTCATGTACCGAATTGTATGAAAACTGGCATCTCTTTTTTATTGGAGAAtccttattttatatatatatataaatatattcctCTCCCTTTTCAATTTCTACTGCCTCAGGTTCTAATTATTTTGTGACAATTACTAAAATCTTGGCATTTTGAAGCAGCCATTTGTTTGTGTTGGGACATGTTTGTTACCTTAATTTGGATAGCCTCTTAAACTTGTATTAATTGTTGTGGAGGCTGGCTGAGAGTATTAAAAGTATGGTTTGATTGTTATggtggaaatttttttttgacaacTTCGGAGGCAATTAGATGACAATTTGGATCTTCAAAGTAATTGATAGAGCCAAAATGTTCTCATATTGAAGTCTAGGAAAGACCATTAAAGTAAGATTTTAGGTTTAGTTTGGGTTCAAgaaacttttttttatcaaatattgtTCAATTAGTATAGTTATTATTGTAGTAAttaaaaaacatgaatttaaatatACTTAAACATGTTTCTCATCTAATTTAAAAGTTAAGAAGCaattataaatagaaatatatattgtataaaaaaaatacttttattatCATACTGTTGAATAAACTTTTAAATTAGTTACTTCGTGTCCCCTTTCCTTATGTGCCTCCTGTTATGTCTCTATGTTCACCTTTCTTGGTTAGCTTGAAACATTAAAGTTTGTACTACACATCTTACAAtgtaatacataaaaaatatcataaaaaaatatcaatttgacATAAAAGTTTAAACCTTCAAACATGTTACTTCAATAGCAAGCATTAGTTGTTATTTTCATCCAATGAAATGCTAACACATGACAACAAAACATTCATGCAATCTACATGTCAACTTAACTACGTGTCAGAGGTAAGGTGCTCAACAAGCATTGCTGTTGTAGGTTCATTATTGTTATGATATGCATTGCATAGTCCTACTTGTGTCATAGGTTGTCCTGTTTAACACTGCTATCCTTAGAGTGTCAGGTGTTAGACGATCCCACTTGTCCTTGGATAAGGGGTTCTTTCAAAGGGTGCCTAGTAAGAGGTTGTCTTGATGGGTAGTGAAGGGTGGCATAACAATTGGATGAGGGGTACTCTCGGAGACTGCCCAGTGAGGGGTTATCTTGGTGGGTAGCGAAAGGTGGCATAACAATTGCCTCCTTTAGAATCGAAGGGAAAGTTATAAAGTGACTAGCTCTGTACCCTTTGAAAACTTAGAACCTAAATGGGCTTAGGCGAGGAGTTTTTTGTATTTTCGTTTTTGcttgtattttgtaatttttagatttatttgaaTGAGAACATATTATTCTTAATATAAATTGTTTTGTTTCCTTGATGTTTATGCACACAAGTAATACATTTTAACCTTATTCATTGATTTTACTAGGGCTTGAATTTGCTAAACTTTTTAATGAATGACAACTTTGATTGCTCACTTTGACAACTTCATTGAATAAGAAACGTTTACAATTAGGCTTGCTTTTAAAGGAGAACAAATATTAGTaaatgttagaattaagtgacccaaattcttatttaaataaaatacgatggaaaataaaataaaagtaaaattcatatagaactagacttcttttattttattttcagaataaggtttttaaaccttattaaactcgatctattttatattgattaggataaggtgtttcaatcctactagaatatggctttgcaagcctataaataggcatagtctattcctcttgtatttgattcaaatttttcgacatagtgaatttttttctcctctgcccgtggtttttttcccggaagggtttccacgtaaaatttgtgtgttctttattttatttattttattttttcacaaattggtattagagcttccaggttattcatctcgatcacggtaatggcgtctttgaagtatgaaatttcgctgttggatcgcaacaccagatttacgttgtggcaaattaagatgcaagcagttcttgcacagatggatctggaggatgccctgctagggatagataagatgccttcgacattaacagatgaagagaagaagcgtaaggatcgaaaggcattaacacaattacatctgcatttgtccaacgaaattttgcaggatgtgatgaaagagaaaactgccgctgcattatggaagatgctaaaacaaatatgtatgtcgaaaactctaacaagtaagttgcatatgaagtagtgtctttatgctcatcgtttggaggaaggtgcgtctgtacacgaacacttaacagtgtttaaagaaattctctcaaacttggaggccatggaggttcagtatgataaggaagatctagtgttgattctactttgttcgttgcccccgtcttattcaacctttagagacacgattttatatagccgcgagtctctcacagttgatgaggtttatgattctttaacctcgtatgataagatgaagcatcttgtggttaaacccgactctcaggaagagggtctcattgttcgtgggagacaagattagaatgctgatgatgatcatggTAGGACACgggaacggaatcctcgtggtaaatctaagggtagatcgaagtcttcaaacagaggtaaaacttgcaacttctgcaagaagaaagggcacattaaatctgagtgctataagctacaaaataagattaaaagagaggctgcgaatcaaaagggaaaacaaccagaaaattccggtgaagctgatgttgtagaagactacagcgatggtgaacttctagtcgtttctatcaatgattctaaagtaagcgatgagtggatacttgattcaggctgcaccttctacatgagtcccaatcgggattggtttacaacttacgaaacagtatctgaaggtgttgttttgatgggaaataatgcttcatgtaaaatcacaGGCGTTggaataattaaagttaagatgtttgatggagttgtcagaacacttagtgacgtgcggcatgttccaaaattgaaaagaaatttaatttcgttgagtactcttgattcaaaagggtacacatacacagctgaaagtggggttttaaagatttccaaagggtccctttttgtgatgaaagggtagagaaagattgccaagttatatgttttacagggttctactattactggtgatgcagctgtcgcttcctcttccttgtcaaatgatgatattactaaactttggcatatgtgcctagggcatatgagtgagaatggtatggcagaattaagcaaaagagcacttcttaatgggcaaggaacttgcaaactgaatttctgtgagcactgtgtttttaagaagcaaaagagagttcgattcactagaggaatccataacacgaagggaatgttggagtatattcattctgatctgtgggggccatctagagtgcctttgagaggtggagctaattatatgctaacctttattgatgttttttccagaaaagtttgggtgtttttcctgaagcagaaaagcgatgtgttttccacatttaagtcttggaaaattatgattgaaaaacagaagggaaaacagataaaataccttcgcacaaacaatggcttagagttttgttctgatgagtttaatagattgtgcaagtcagaagggatcataaGACACTTGATAGtttgtcatactccacagcaaaacggcgttgtagaacgaatgaacagaacgatcatggagaaggttcgatgtatgttgtcaaatgccaacttaccgaaggcattttgggcagaagtggcctctactgcatgttttttgatcaaccgatctccatccgttgccattgagaaaaagactccacaagaggtatggtctggtaatcctgctaattattctgatttaaagatttttgggtgtcctgcctatgctcatgttgataatggaaaattggaaccgagatctattaGATGCATTTTTCttagttataaagctggtgtaaaagggtataagttatggtgtcctgaaaatagaaaagttgtgattagcagagatgttgtttttgatgaaactgctatgctacctaacttatctcttaaagactcttccaataaagaaaatcaaaagcaggtggagcatcagattaatacagagtcaactcctcaagtcagaacaaaaattgagaatagatttgcttcttcaccacaatactctatcgccaaaaacagaactagaagagaaattaaacctccaaagaagtataccgaggttgatctagttgcttatgctttaaatgtgactaaagatatagatgcgaatcaagagccatctaattattttgaggcggttagctgtgaagactcagaaaagtggatgtttgctatgcaagaagagatggaatcactccacaaaaacataACATgagaccttgtgaaacttcctaaaggtaaaaatgttgttcgttgtaaatgggtgtttaaaaagaaagaagggactctaggagttgaagaacccagatataaagcaaggcttgttgcaaagggttacagtcaaattccaagagtggattTCAcaatgtgttctctccagttgttaagcatagttcgattcaagctttgcttggtattgtggccatgcatgatttggagtttgagtagttagatgtaaaaactgcatttctgcatggagaacttgaggaagatatttacatgcaacaaccagagggttttatagtctcagaaaaagaggactatgtactgagaaagtccctttacggtttgaaacagtcaccaagacagtggtacaagaggtttgattcctttatgacttcttatgatttcaaaagaagtagtttagacagttgtgtttactttaagaaaaacagtgatggttcttttgtgtatctacttctttatgttgatgacatgttgatagcagcaaaagataaaggagagataagaaaggttaaagcccaactaagtgaagaatttgagatgaaagatttaggaccagcaaagaagatacttggtatgaagattctcagagatagaaaagcaagtaaattgtacctaagtcagaaggggtacattgagaaagttctttgcagattcAATATGCAGGGTGCTaaacctgttagtactcctttag
This window of the Gossypium hirsutum isolate 1008001.06 chromosome A09, Gossypium_hirsutum_v2.1, whole genome shotgun sequence genome carries:
- the LOC107889331 gene encoding photosystem II 5 kDa protein, chloroplastic-like gives rise to the protein MASMSMTASLLPSSSSSLTRLPSRAARRGAIVAKATSADQGDKASLEIMKQEGSNGRRELIFAAAAAAACSVANVAMGEEEPKRGTAEAKKKYAPVCVTMPTARICRN